One genomic region from Pseudanabaena sp. FACHB-2040 encodes:
- a CDS encoding redoxin domain-containing protein yields the protein MTANPPFCPLSSALNPRDLIPPFELPAVNRSGAVQSWQYKQRKHLVIFFFPGLSCPACCQLLLDFARQYSRYQSVETEILAISSGSLERLQDWLAQAPVPFPVLHDGEGRVLRRYIGPVEEPLPVGLFVCDRFGELYTQTIAADANDLPSEPEIRDWAGFIDMRCPECFPPEW from the coding sequence ATGACCGCTAATCCTCCCTTCTGCCCTTTGTCCTCTGCCTTAAACCCTAGAGATCTGATTCCTCCGTTTGAGCTACCTGCGGTTAACCGCAGCGGTGCTGTTCAGTCTTGGCAGTACAAGCAAAGGAAGCATCTGGTTATTTTTTTCTTTCCTGGGCTTAGCTGTCCGGCGTGCTGTCAGCTATTACTAGACTTTGCCCGGCAGTATTCGCGTTACCAGAGTGTCGAGACTGAAATTCTTGCCATCTCATCCGGTTCCCTCGAACGCCTGCAAGACTGGCTAGCGCAGGCTCCTGTCCCCTTTCCAGTGCTGCACGATGGGGAAGGTCGGGTGCTACGGCGCTACATTGGGCCGGTGGAGGAGCCGCTGCCAGTAGGTCTGTTTGTTTGCGATCGCTTTGGCGAACTCTATACCCAAACTATTGCCGCAGATGCTAATGACCTGCCCAGCGAACCCGAAATTCGGGACTGGGCAGGTTTCATCGACATGCGCTGCCCCGAATGTTTCCCGCCAGAATGGTAA